Proteins from one Microbacterium sp. Root553 genomic window:
- a CDS encoding ABC transporter substrate-binding protein, whose product MSVKPPRPAQIVAGAAALALVGAALTGCSTAGGTETIRFTFSKREAIEFMTELVAQYNSSQDDVHVEIDTSGVDVVSASFVRGNPPDIMLANYNYEIARFVQRCALTDLSGTDAASTIRDDLQPLMEQYGSCEGRTSALPYSVMGASVIYNKEIFAQQGLEVPQTWDELVAVCDRLKEAGIDPFYATFKDDWTVAQGWYDYTAGGSVDVIDFFDTLAQEGAEVGPDSPASFEKDFAEPMDRMMTLVKDYTNADAASRGYGDGNLAFGKGEAAMYLQGPWAFSEIEKTAPDLDLGTFPLPMTDDPADLGVRVNMDLAAMIPEGSRHQEAARDFLEYLFLPEHIEEYNASQLGFTPTKDAPAPDDPRVAGMVEYYQNGQIYQGPSVLVPKTLPVFNYAQAMVLGASPTSTLRTMDADWARIAFRAPIPSTQDNASGEDSASGETEESTP is encoded by the coding sequence GTGTCTGTGAAACCACCACGCCCGGCGCAGATCGTCGCCGGTGCGGCCGCTCTCGCCCTGGTCGGGGCCGCCCTCACCGGCTGCTCGACGGCCGGCGGAACCGAGACAATCCGCTTCACGTTCAGCAAGCGGGAGGCGATCGAGTTCATGACCGAGCTCGTGGCGCAGTACAACTCCTCGCAGGACGACGTCCACGTCGAGATCGACACCTCGGGTGTCGACGTCGTCTCGGCCAGCTTCGTGCGGGGCAACCCGCCCGACATCATGCTCGCCAACTACAACTACGAGATCGCCCGCTTCGTGCAGCGCTGCGCGCTCACCGATCTGTCGGGCACCGACGCCGCCTCGACCATCCGCGACGACCTGCAGCCCCTGATGGAGCAGTACGGGTCGTGCGAGGGGCGCACGAGCGCCCTGCCCTACTCGGTGATGGGCGCCTCCGTGATCTACAACAAGGAGATCTTCGCGCAGCAGGGCCTCGAGGTCCCGCAGACGTGGGACGAGCTCGTCGCGGTCTGCGACCGGTTGAAGGAGGCGGGCATCGATCCGTTCTACGCCACCTTCAAGGACGACTGGACGGTCGCCCAGGGCTGGTACGACTACACCGCCGGCGGCTCGGTCGACGTGATCGACTTCTTCGACACGCTCGCGCAGGAGGGCGCCGAGGTCGGCCCCGACTCCCCGGCCTCGTTCGAGAAGGACTTCGCCGAGCCCATGGACCGCATGATGACGCTGGTGAAGGACTACACGAACGCGGATGCCGCGAGCCGAGGCTACGGCGACGGCAACCTCGCCTTCGGCAAGGGCGAGGCCGCGATGTATCTGCAGGGGCCGTGGGCGTTCAGCGAGATCGAGAAGACCGCACCCGACCTCGACCTCGGCACGTTCCCGCTGCCGATGACCGACGACCCCGCCGACCTCGGCGTGCGCGTCAACATGGACCTCGCCGCGATGATCCCCGAGGGATCGCGCCACCAGGAGGCCGCCCGCGACTTCCTCGAGTACCTGTTCCTGCCCGAGCACATCGAGGAGTACAACGCCTCGCAGCTCGGGTTCACCCCGACGAAGGATGCTCCGGCTCCCGACGACCCGCGTGTCGCGGGCATGGTCGAGTACTACCAGAACGGCCAGATCTACCAGGGACCCTCGGTGCTCGTGCCGAAGACCCTGCCGGTCTTCAACTACGCGCAGGCCATGGTGCTCGGCGCGTCCCCGACCTCCACGTTGCGCACCATGGATGCCGACTGGGCGAGGATCGCGTTCCGCGCTCCGATCCCGTCGACCCAGGACAACGCCTCCGGTGAGGACTCCGCATCCGGCGAGACAGAGGAGTCCACGCCATGA
- a CDS encoding carbohydrate ABC transporter permease, whose translation MTNTALPNPALPNPAATPAASNLTRPNSATTDTTAIVTGGTRKLGRRTRKVEPIYYLFLLPTLVLFTLAITVPGVMGIFFSFTDSIGIGEWSFNGLTNYIAMFSDPAILQSYLFTFGFSIATVIVVNVIAFLLAVGLTSRIRFKTGLRTIFVIPMVISGIIIAYVFNFLFSNSIPAAGAATGIPWLSTSLLANPDLAWVAIVIVTAWQAVPGTLLIYIAGLLSVPGEVYEAASIDGASKTQQLLRITLPLVAGYVVINVILGFKGFLNAYDIIVGLTNGGPGTSTRSVAMTIIAGFNGGDYAYQMANATIFFIVAVLISLLQLSLTRGRNAL comes from the coding sequence ATGACGAACACCGCTCTCCCGAATCCCGCTCTCCCGAATCCCGCGGCGACTCCCGCCGCGTCGAACCTCACCAGGCCGAACAGCGCGACGACCGACACCACGGCGATCGTCACGGGCGGCACCCGCAAGCTCGGGCGCCGCACTCGCAAGGTCGAGCCGATCTACTACCTGTTCCTGCTGCCGACGCTGGTGCTCTTCACGCTTGCGATCACGGTGCCCGGCGTCATGGGGATCTTCTTCAGCTTCACCGACTCGATCGGCATCGGAGAGTGGAGCTTCAACGGGCTGACCAACTACATCGCGATGTTCAGCGACCCGGCCATCCTGCAGAGCTACCTGTTCACGTTCGGCTTCTCGATCGCGACGGTGATCGTCGTCAACGTGATCGCGTTCCTGCTGGCGGTCGGGCTGACCTCCCGCATCCGCTTCAAGACGGGTCTTCGCACGATCTTCGTGATCCCCATGGTGATCTCGGGCATCATCATCGCCTACGTCTTCAACTTCCTCTTCTCCAACTCCATCCCGGCCGCGGGCGCCGCCACCGGCATCCCGTGGCTGTCGACCAGCCTGCTCGCCAATCCGGATCTCGCCTGGGTCGCGATCGTCATCGTGACCGCCTGGCAGGCCGTACCGGGCACGCTGCTGATCTACATCGCGGGGCTCCTCTCGGTGCCGGGCGAGGTGTACGAGGCCGCGAGCATCGACGGCGCGAGCAAGACGCAGCAGCTGCTCCGCATCACACTGCCGCTCGTGGCCGGCTACGTGGTGATCAACGTGATCCTCGGCTTCAAGGGCTTCCTCAACGCCTACGACATCATCGTCGGCCTCACCAACGGCGGACCCGGCACCTCCACCCGCAGCGTCGCGATGACGATCATCGCGGGCTTCAACGGCGGCGACTACGCCTACCAGATGGCGAACGCGACGATCTTCTTCATCGTCGCCGTGCTCATCTCCCTGCTGCAGCTGTCGCTGACCCGCGGAAGGAACGCACTCTGA
- a CDS encoding carbohydrate ABC transporter permease, producing MSTQTLTTIPTSGKKPRIRMERVNWSGTIILILCAVTVLLPLYVTISMAFKTTGQAVDGNAFSLPAPFSIDGFVEAWNLTKFPVGAGISLLVTAGTVIATIVLAAFASYAIVRNWDHRLFRWSFFYLLAAMFIPFPVVALPQIQLTGWVGLDNPFGVIILATMFQLSFSVLLFTAFLRSIPLELEESARIDGATTWQTFWQLIFPLLAPMSATVGIFAFLYAWNDFMMPSLIISDPAMQTLPVRQNLFQTQFSNNYNVSFASYLMAMAPAILAYLFTQRFVMEGVTQGAVKG from the coding sequence ATGTCGACGCAGACACTCACCACCATCCCCACCTCGGGCAAGAAGCCGCGCATCCGTATGGAGCGCGTCAACTGGTCGGGCACGATCATCCTGATCCTGTGCGCGGTCACCGTGCTGCTGCCGCTGTACGTGACCATCTCGATGGCCTTCAAGACCACCGGCCAGGCGGTCGACGGCAACGCCTTCTCGCTGCCGGCTCCGTTCAGCATCGACGGCTTCGTCGAGGCATGGAACCTCACGAAGTTCCCGGTCGGCGCCGGCATCTCGCTGCTGGTCACCGCAGGAACGGTCATCGCGACCATCGTGCTCGCCGCATTCGCCTCGTACGCGATCGTCCGCAACTGGGACCACCGCCTGTTCCGCTGGTCGTTCTTCTACCTGCTGGCCGCGATGTTCATCCCGTTCCCCGTGGTCGCGCTGCCGCAGATCCAGCTCACCGGATGGGTCGGACTCGACAACCCGTTCGGCGTGATCATCCTCGCGACGATGTTCCAGCTGAGCTTCAGCGTGCTGCTGTTCACTGCGTTCCTGCGGTCGATCCCGCTCGAGCTCGAGGAGAGCGCGCGCATCGACGGCGCGACGACGTGGCAGACGTTCTGGCAGCTGATCTTCCCGCTGCTCGCACCGATGAGCGCGACCGTCGGGATCTTCGCGTTCCTGTACGCCTGGAACGACTTCATGATGCCGTCGCTGATCATCTCCGATCCCGCGATGCAGACCCTGCCCGTGCGGCAGAACCTGTTCCAGACCCAGTTCAGCAACAACTACAACGTGTCGTTCGCCTCGTACCTGATGGCGATGGCCCCGGCGATCCTGGCGTACCTGTTCACGCAGCGCTTCGTCATGGAGGGCGTCACGCAGGGCGCCGTCAAGGGCTAG
- a CDS encoding glycoside hydrolase family 13 protein, giving the protein MTDALLTETRDDTTAAWWRQAAVYQIYPRSFADANGDGLGDIPGIVSRADYLRDLGIDAVWLSPFYPSALADGGYDVADYRDVDPRLGTLDDFDDMVAALHERGIRVIVDIVPNHSSDLHEWFREALAAGRGSAARERYIFREGSGPDGSEPPTDWTAAFGGSAWERVEDGQWFLHSFAPEQPDLNWDHPEVREDFLTTLRFWSDRGVDGFRIDVAHMLTKDLSEPLPSTAELELLPHDGSHPLYDRDDVHEVYAEWRRVFNEYDPPRTAVAEAWVSTPERRAKYASAEGLGQAFNFDLLVADFDATQFRTIIADNLAQARETGSSTTWVLSNHDVTRHATRYGLAPLAGRTGVKQGVEWVAAGGPADQLDREGGLRRAHAATLLLLGLPGSTYLYQGEELGLQEVAEIGPDERQDPSFFRGADFDGLGRDGCRVPLPWTASGPSFGFGSGEAHLPQPDWFGRYAVDVEDGDPSSTLTLYREALRLRRELQTDESLEWIETGRADVLRFARPNGWQVVTNFGAEPFELGTDAADVVLGTVVDGAVPADSTVWIASGLIG; this is encoded by the coding sequence ATGACCGATGCGCTTCTCACCGAGACCCGCGACGACACGACGGCAGCATGGTGGCGACAGGCCGCCGTGTATCAGATCTACCCCCGCAGCTTCGCGGACGCGAACGGCGACGGACTCGGTGACATCCCGGGCATCGTCTCGCGCGCCGACTACCTGCGCGATCTCGGCATCGACGCCGTGTGGCTCAGCCCGTTCTACCCCTCGGCCCTCGCCGACGGCGGATACGACGTGGCGGACTACCGTGACGTCGACCCGCGTCTCGGCACGCTCGACGACTTCGACGACATGGTCGCGGCGCTGCACGAGCGCGGCATCCGCGTGATCGTCGACATCGTGCCGAACCACTCGTCGGATCTGCACGAATGGTTCCGGGAGGCGCTCGCCGCAGGGCGCGGCTCGGCGGCGCGCGAGCGGTACATCTTCCGTGAGGGCTCCGGGCCCGACGGCTCCGAGCCCCCGACGGACTGGACCGCGGCCTTCGGAGGATCGGCCTGGGAGCGCGTCGAGGACGGACAGTGGTTCCTGCACAGCTTCGCGCCCGAGCAGCCCGACCTCAACTGGGATCACCCGGAGGTGCGGGAGGACTTCCTGACGACCCTGCGGTTCTGGTCGGACCGGGGCGTCGACGGATTCCGCATCGACGTGGCGCACATGCTCACGAAGGACCTCAGCGAACCGCTGCCGAGCACAGCCGAGCTCGAGCTCCTGCCGCACGACGGCAGCCACCCGCTGTACGACCGCGATGACGTGCACGAGGTGTACGCCGAGTGGCGCCGGGTCTTCAACGAGTACGACCCGCCCCGCACGGCCGTCGCCGAGGCGTGGGTGAGCACACCCGAGCGCCGGGCCAAGTACGCCTCGGCCGAGGGGCTCGGACAGGCGTTCAACTTCGACCTGCTCGTCGCGGACTTCGACGCGACGCAGTTCCGCACGATCATCGCCGACAACCTCGCGCAGGCTCGCGAGACCGGCTCGTCGACCACCTGGGTGCTGTCGAACCACGACGTCACGCGTCACGCGACCCGCTACGGTCTGGCGCCGCTCGCCGGTCGCACCGGGGTGAAGCAGGGCGTGGAGTGGGTCGCCGCCGGAGGCCCCGCCGATCAGCTCGACCGCGAGGGGGGTCTTCGCCGCGCGCACGCCGCGACGCTGCTGCTGCTCGGCCTGCCCGGCAGCACATACCTCTACCAGGGCGAGGAGCTCGGTCTGCAGGAGGTCGCCGAGATCGGTCCGGACGAGCGACAGGACCCCTCGTTCTTCCGCGGAGCCGACTTCGACGGTCTCGGACGTGACGGATGCCGTGTGCCGCTGCCGTGGACGGCATCCGGCCCCTCGTTCGGATTCGGATCCGGCGAGGCGCATCTGCCCCAGCCCGACTGGTTCGGGCGGTACGCGGTGGACGTCGAGGACGGCGACCCGTCGTCGACCCTGACCCTGTACCGCGAGGCTCTGCGGTTGCGTCGCGAGCTGCAGACCGACGAGAGCCTCGAGTGGATCGAGACCGGTCGCGCCGACGTGCTGCGCTTCGCCCGCCCGAACGGCTGGCAGGTCGTGACGAACTTCGGGGCGGAGCCGTTCGAGCTCGGGACGGATGCCGCGGATGTCGTGCTCGGCACCGTCGTCGACGGGGCTGTACCGGCGGATTCGACGGTGTGGATCGCGTCCGGTCTGATCGGCTGA
- a CDS encoding metal ABC transporter solute-binding protein, Zn/Mn family — protein MKKPFVALALASVAALTLAGCSSAPAGAGADGGTVTVAASTNVYGSLAAQIGGDRVDVTSIIESVTQDPHSYEASARDRLTVQKADLVIENGGGYDAFIDTLLQDAGDPHLVTAVEFSHDYPGNEGHEHSDEEGEDAHDHADGEEGHEGHDHIEGFNEHVWFDPHTMIHVVEAIADELSEIDPDGEADFTANAKKIVADLEGFETDLETLKTEDGGANVIITEPVPGYLAEAAGLTDVTPEGFAESVEEGSDVAPATLLETLNVIESGDVRALLTNAQTGGAETQRVEDAATAAGIPVVAFTELLPDGSSYSEWMSDAITSLADALQS, from the coding sequence ATGAAGAAGCCGTTCGTCGCCCTCGCCCTCGCATCCGTCGCCGCCCTGACGCTGGCCGGATGCTCCTCCGCCCCCGCGGGGGCCGGTGCGGACGGCGGCACCGTCACCGTGGCGGCGAGCACCAACGTCTACGGCTCCCTCGCCGCACAGATCGGCGGAGACCGCGTCGACGTCACCTCGATCATCGAGTCCGTCACGCAGGATCCGCACTCGTACGAGGCCTCGGCGCGCGACCGCCTCACGGTGCAGAAGGCCGACCTCGTCATCGAGAACGGCGGCGGCTACGACGCCTTCATCGACACGCTGCTGCAGGATGCCGGCGACCCGCATCTGGTCACCGCGGTCGAGTTCTCGCACGACTACCCCGGAAACGAGGGGCACGAGCACTCCGACGAGGAGGGCGAGGACGCGCATGACCACGCCGACGGCGAAGAGGGTCACGAAGGCCACGACCACATCGAGGGCTTCAACGAGCACGTCTGGTTCGACCCGCACACGATGATCCACGTCGTCGAGGCGATCGCCGACGAGCTGAGCGAGATCGACCCCGACGGCGAGGCGGACTTCACCGCGAACGCGAAGAAGATCGTCGCCGACCTCGAAGGCTTCGAGACCGACCTCGAGACGCTGAAGACCGAGGACGGCGGCGCGAACGTCATCATCACCGAGCCCGTTCCCGGATACCTCGCCGAGGCCGCCGGACTCACCGACGTCACCCCTGAGGGCTTCGCGGAATCGGTCGAGGAGGGCAGCGACGTCGCCCCCGCGACCCTGCTCGAGACACTGAACGTGATCGAGAGCGGAGACGTGCGTGCGCTGCTCACCAACGCGCAGACCGGGGGAGCCGAGACGCAGCGCGTCGAGGACGCCGCGACCGCCGCCGGGATCCCCGTCGTGGCCTTCACGGAGCTGCTCCCCGACGGATCGTCGTACTCTGAGTGGATGAGTGACGCGATCACGAGCCTCGCCGACGCGCTCCAGTCGTGA
- a CDS encoding metal ABC transporter ATP-binding protein translates to MSAAADARAGAETQDPVLDVRGAALQRGDRELWSGLDLTVQAGEFIAVLGPSGSGKTTLLRAILGLQPLSSGVITVAGGPVRKGNPRIGYIPQQRSLAPDTSMRARDLVALGVQGSRFGFPVPHRGDREKVDRLLESVGASHYADRRVGLLSGGEQQRLRVGQALADEPTLLLCDEPLSNLDLANQVAVTDIIDRQRRERGAAVLFVTHDINPILGRVDRILYIAGGRFVLGTPEEVLQTRVLTALYGTPVFVLRAGDRLVVVGVPDAEPHHDHAHDHGGAA, encoded by the coding sequence GTGAGCGCCGCCGCCGACGCGCGAGCAGGAGCCGAGACGCAGGACCCCGTTCTCGACGTGCGGGGAGCCGCTCTGCAGCGCGGCGACCGGGAGCTGTGGTCGGGTCTCGATCTGACGGTGCAGGCGGGCGAGTTCATCGCCGTGCTCGGTCCGTCCGGGTCGGGCAAGACCACACTGCTGCGGGCGATCCTGGGCCTGCAGCCCCTCTCGTCCGGGGTGATCACGGTGGCCGGCGGGCCGGTGCGCAAGGGGAATCCGCGCATCGGGTACATCCCGCAGCAGCGCTCGCTCGCCCCCGACACGAGCATGCGGGCCCGCGACCTCGTGGCGCTGGGGGTGCAGGGCAGTCGATTCGGCTTCCCCGTGCCGCATCGGGGCGACCGGGAGAAGGTCGACCGGCTGCTCGAATCCGTCGGCGCCTCGCACTACGCCGACAGGCGCGTCGGACTCCTCTCCGGCGGAGAGCAGCAGCGGCTGCGCGTAGGGCAGGCGCTCGCCGACGAGCCGACGCTGCTGCTGTGCGACGAGCCGCTGTCGAACCTCGACCTCGCGAACCAGGTCGCCGTCACCGACATCATCGATCGGCAGCGCCGGGAGCGCGGCGCGGCCGTGCTCTTCGTCACGCACGACATCAACCCGATCCTCGGCAGGGTCGACCGGATCCTGTACATCGCCGGCGGGCGGTTCGTTCTCGGCACCCCCGAAGAGGTGCTGCAGACGCGTGTGCTCACCGCCCTCTACGGCACCCCGGTGTTCGTGCTGCGGGCAGGCGACCGTCTCGTCGTGGTCGGCGTGCCCGACGCCGAGCCCCACCACGACCACGCCCACGACCACGGAGGTGCCGCATGA
- a CDS encoding metal ABC transporter permease, which yields MTGIVAAVDWSDVFSFQDYGELVALLANSIIAGAVLGIVGGLIGVFVMQRDLAFAVHGVSELSFAGAAAALLFGGSVVAGSLGGALVAAVLIGVLGAKARDRNSIVGVLMPFGLGLGILFLSLYDGRSANRFSLLTGQIVSVSSPDLGWLLGISIVVLLGLLLMWNPLRFDSLDPESAAARGVPTRAVSLLFMVLLGLIVAVSVHIIGALLVMALLVTPAAAAMRLTAGPVAVPLLAALFGFVSAVGGILLALAGTLPVSPYITTLSFTIYVVCWIIQRARGGVRRVRA from the coding sequence ATGACCGGCATCGTCGCGGCGGTCGACTGGAGCGACGTCTTCTCCTTCCAGGACTACGGCGAGCTCGTCGCCCTGCTCGCGAACTCGATCATCGCGGGTGCGGTGCTCGGCATCGTCGGCGGACTCATCGGCGTCTTCGTGATGCAGCGCGACCTCGCGTTCGCGGTGCACGGGGTCAGCGAGCTGTCGTTCGCCGGAGCCGCCGCAGCGCTGCTGTTCGGCGGCAGTGTGGTCGCGGGGTCGCTCGGCGGGGCGCTCGTGGCTGCCGTCCTGATCGGCGTGCTCGGTGCGAAGGCCAGGGACCGCAACTCGATCGTCGGCGTGCTGATGCCGTTCGGCCTCGGCCTCGGCATCCTCTTCCTCTCGCTCTACGACGGGCGCAGCGCCAACCGGTTCAGCCTGCTCACCGGACAGATCGTCTCGGTGTCGAGCCCCGACCTCGGCTGGCTGCTCGGCATCAGCATCGTGGTGCTGCTGGGGCTGCTGCTGATGTGGAACCCGCTGCGCTTCGACTCGCTCGATCCCGAATCCGCCGCCGCGCGCGGAGTGCCCACGCGTGCCGTCAGCCTGCTGTTCATGGTGCTGCTCGGACTCATCGTGGCCGTGAGCGTGCACATCATCGGCGCGCTCCTCGTGATGGCGCTGCTGGTGACCCCGGCCGCCGCCGCGATGCGCCTCACCGCGGGACCGGTGGCCGTGCCCCTGCTCGCGGCCCTGTTCGGATTCGTGTCGGCGGTCGGCGGCATCCTGCTCGCTCTCGCCGGCACACTGCCGGTGAGCCCGTACATCACCACCCTGTCGTTCACGATCTACGTCGTGTGCTGGATCATCCAGCGCGCTCGCGGCGGTGTGCGCCGCGTGCGCGCCTGA
- a CDS encoding Fur family transcriptional regulator: MAQRNTWQRERVREALADARGFVSAQNLHAGLRDENTGIGLATVYRALAGLAAAGDADSLQSPEGEALYRACTTQGHHHHLICRNCGLTVEIEATDVEQWAHRTAALHGFTDAAHVVDIFGLCASCTNKRDAEEVATA; the protein is encoded by the coding sequence ATGGCTCAGCGGAACACCTGGCAGCGCGAGCGCGTGCGCGAAGCTCTCGCCGATGCGCGCGGCTTCGTCAGCGCGCAGAATCTGCACGCCGGGCTGCGCGACGAGAACACCGGCATCGGCCTCGCGACGGTCTATCGTGCGCTCGCCGGACTCGCGGCTGCCGGCGACGCCGACTCGCTGCAGAGCCCCGAGGGCGAGGCGCTGTATCGCGCCTGCACCACGCAGGGCCACCACCACCATCTGATCTGCCGCAACTGCGGGCTCACCGTCGAGATCGAGGCGACCGACGTCGAGCAGTGGGCGCATCGCACCGCGGCACTGCACGGGTTCACGGATGCCGCGCACGTCGTCGACATCTTCGGCCTGTGCGCCTCCTGCACCAACAAGCGCGACGCCGAAGAGGTAGCGACCGCGTGA
- a CDS encoding permease — MSAPTATHTPHPQRLSRSPRSPWVGVALGAALVVALFLIDRFLPDLFTASLPARAQDGLTLAMSVLIEALPFVVLGVLLSIVVQVWLPADVIHRWLPKRAWARRAVLSLLGMLIPVCECGNVPFARGLMMRGLAPAEAMTFLIAAPIVNPIVILTTHAAFGFDDGILVARLIGGYLIANLIGWIYSRHPDPNAMLTQRFVDTCDRVTHEHGTPVRRSLTQFLVELRAVMPALIIGSALAGAVQVLIPRDVLLAIGSNPVLSILAMMALAMTVAICSNVDAFFALSFASTFSSGALVAFLLVGPLVDVKMLALMRTTFTTRTLVGIVGVVVFAAFAIGIGVNVFV; from the coding sequence GTGAGCGCCCCGACCGCCACCCACACCCCGCACCCGCAACGACTCTCTCGGTCGCCGCGCTCGCCGTGGGTCGGCGTCGCACTCGGTGCGGCCCTGGTGGTCGCGCTGTTCCTCATCGACCGGTTCCTGCCCGACCTGTTCACCGCCAGCCTTCCCGCCAGGGCCCAGGACGGCCTGACGCTCGCGATGAGCGTGCTGATCGAGGCGCTGCCGTTCGTGGTCCTCGGCGTGCTGCTCTCGATCGTGGTGCAGGTGTGGCTGCCCGCCGACGTCATCCACCGCTGGCTGCCGAAGCGCGCCTGGGCCCGTCGTGCGGTGCTGTCGCTGCTGGGCATGCTCATCCCGGTGTGCGAATGCGGCAACGTGCCGTTCGCGCGCGGGCTCATGATGCGCGGACTCGCGCCGGCCGAGGCCATGACCTTCCTCATCGCCGCGCCGATCGTGAACCCGATCGTCATCCTCACCACGCACGCGGCGTTCGGCTTCGACGACGGCATCCTGGTGGCCCGTCTGATCGGCGGCTACCTGATCGCCAACCTCATCGGCTGGATCTACAGCCGTCACCCCGACCCGAACGCCATGCTCACCCAGCGATTCGTCGACACGTGCGACCGCGTCACCCACGAGCACGGCACGCCCGTTCGCCGCAGCCTCACGCAGTTCCTCGTCGAACTGCGCGCCGTGATGCCCGCGCTCATCATCGGATCGGCACTCGCCGGAGCCGTGCAGGTGCTGATCCCGCGCGACGTGCTGCTGGCCATCGGCTCGAACCCGGTGCTGTCGATCCTCGCGATGATGGCCCTCGCTATGACGGTCGCCATCTGCTCGAACGTCGACGCCTTCTTCGCGCTCTCCTTCGCCTCGACCTTCTCGTCGGGTGCCCTGGTGGCGTTCCTGCTCGTCGGCCCCCTCGTCGACGTGAAGATGCTCGCGCTGATGCGCACCACCTTCACCACCCGCACGCTCGTCGGCATCGTCGGCGTCGTCGTGTTCGCCGCCTTCGCGATCGGGATCGGGGTGAACGTCTTTGTCTGA
- a CDS encoding TIGR03943 family putative permease subunit — MSDRTHERTHDRADRRRALGSRWLGIGLATLVAVVTLGLGLTGRLNLYISPESIWFACAAAVVTIAGAIWSFALPLGEEGDHGHDHGHAAADSSEHPDAASAPRRTLGLAGTVTGGVVASGVVIAALVLPPASLSVELAMSRVGEQTALFAGADDVALGVADTSTFGVGDWASVFATATNTAAYDGKTVTLTGFVTPTDADGVNLTRLVITHCVIDAQPATLPVTIDAGEYSTGQWVQVEGTVKADVDGSLHVEPATVTAIDEPQDPYEY; from the coding sequence TTGTCTGACCGCACGCACGAACGCACCCACGACCGCGCCGACCGACGCCGGGCACTCGGCAGCCGCTGGCTGGGCATCGGCCTGGCCACGCTCGTCGCCGTCGTGACGCTCGGGCTCGGGCTCACCGGTCGACTGAATCTCTACATCAGCCCCGAGTCGATCTGGTTCGCGTGCGCCGCTGCCGTCGTGACCATCGCCGGCGCGATCTGGTCGTTCGCACTGCCGCTCGGCGAGGAGGGCGATCACGGGCATGATCACGGCCACGCGGCCGCGGATTCATCGGAGCACCCGGATGCCGCCTCCGCGCCCCGCCGCACCCTCGGGCTGGCCGGCACGGTGACCGGCGGGGTGGTCGCGTCCGGCGTCGTGATCGCCGCGCTCGTGCTGCCTCCCGCGTCTCTGTCGGTCGAGCTCGCGATGTCGCGGGTCGGAGAGCAGACGGCACTGTTCGCGGGTGCGGACGACGTGGCCCTCGGCGTGGCCGACACCTCCACGTTCGGTGTGGGCGATTGGGCGAGCGTGTTCGCGACGGCCACCAACACCGCGGCATACGACGGCAAGACCGTCACCCTCACGGGCTTCGTCACGCCGACGGATGCCGACGGCGTCAACCTCACCCGCCTGGTCATCACGCACTGTGTGATCGACGCGCAGCCCGCGACGCTGCCCGTGACGATCGATGCGGGCGAGTACTCCACCGGTCAGTGGGTGCAGGTCGAGGGCACGGTGAAGGCCGACGTCGATGGCTCGCTGCACGTCGAACCGGCCACGGTGACGGCGATCGACGAACCGCAGGATCCGTATGAGTACTGA
- a CDS encoding DNA-3-methyladenine glycosylase: MSSDALHRATRAELSGLAVEVAPRLLGGELRTLVAGAEVRVRLTEVEAYHGQGTGPQADPGSHARMGRTARNATMWGEPGHLYVYLSHGIHSCVNVVCGPEGQAGGILMRAGEVVDGADAVAVRRRVATPLSKTALRDLARGPGRFGQAVGLRHPIHDGIDAITGAEFEGARAELWLRDEPITDVATGPRVGVAGVAGTEAFPWRFWIAGDPTVSPFRWGRGAQAESLHTTGVGSRMPSRGR, encoded by the coding sequence ATGTCCTCGGATGCCCTGCATCGAGCCACCCGCGCCGAGCTGAGCGGGCTGGCCGTCGAGGTCGCCCCGCGGCTGCTCGGCGGGGAGCTGCGCACACTCGTCGCCGGCGCGGAGGTGCGTGTGCGACTGACGGAGGTGGAGGCGTACCACGGGCAGGGCACCGGCCCGCAGGCCGATCCCGGATCGCACGCGCGCATGGGCCGCACCGCACGCAACGCCACGATGTGGGGGGAGCCAGGCCACCTGTACGTCTACCTGAGCCACGGCATCCACTCGTGCGTGAACGTCGTGTGCGGGCCCGAGGGGCAGGCGGGCGGAATCCTGATGCGCGCGGGCGAGGTCGTCGACGGGGCGGATGCCGTCGCGGTGCGCCGCCGCGTGGCGACGCCGCTCTCGAAGACGGCACTGCGCGACCTCGCGCGCGGACCCGGTCGATTCGGCCAGGCGGTGGGGCTGCGGCATCCGATCCACGACGGCATCGACGCGATCACCGGTGCGGAGTTCGAGGGTGCGCGTGCCGAGCTGTGGCTGCGCGACGAGCCGATCACCGACGTCGCGACCGGGCCGCGCGTCGGCGTCGCGGGGGTCGCGGGGACTGAGGCGTTCCCCTGGCGCTTCTGGATCGCCGGCGATCCGACGGTCTCGCCGTTCCGCTGGGGGAGGGGCGCTCAGGCCGAGTCCCTCCACACCACGGGCGTCGGCAGCAGGATGCCCTCGCGCGGTCGCTGA